The genomic interval ATAAAAAAATTCGGGTTGCGTTATGTGGTAATAACTTCAGTTGACCGCGATGACCTTAAAGATTTAGGAAGCGGTCATTATGCCCGCACAATTGAAGCAACAAAAGAAAAAAATCCGGAAACCAAGGTTGAGGTGCTGATCCCGGATTTCAACTGCAAAGCAGAACTTTTGAAAAAAATAATTGACGCTAAACCATTCATCATTGGACACAATCTGGAGACTGTAAAAAGACTAACACCTTATGTAAGAGATAGACGATGTAGTTATGAAGGTTCATTGAATGTATTAAAGATAGTGAAAGACCTAAATTCTAAAGCAATTACCAAAAGCGGCTTCATGCTTGGTCTGGGTGAAGAAGAAAATGAAATCATTGAAACACTAAGGGATTTAAAAAATGCCCAGGTTGATATCGTAACGATTGGGCAATATCTACAGCCCACGCGCCGGCACATTGCAGTCAAAAAATATTACACGCCCGCAGAATTCAGCAAATTTAAAAAAATCGGCGAAGAAATTGGAATAAAATATATGATCAGTGGGCCTCTTGTCCGCTCCTCATACCACGCCTCAGAAATAATTTTTTAAATAAATGAAATTAACGAATAAAATTATATTTTATTTTTATTAATACTAAGATAGAATGGTATGGTTTATGAATAAAGAATTAATTTCTTTGGGGAAATTTATCAATCTTGATTATTTCCGCAAGGATATGCGGTATTTCATTATTCTCATGGACTCCTGTAAAGTTCATTGCCTTAGGTCCAAAGGCAAACAGCGGAATCATCAAGGCAGTATGATCTGAACTCAACCAGCTGCATTTTATTTCATCACCCCTAAGTGTGCCTCCAATTATTCCCAGACCACCTGTCTCATGGTCGGCGGTCACGATGACGATGGTATGCGAATCTTTCAGTGCAAAATCAAGCCCCACCTTTACTGCCTCATCAAAGAGTAAGACCTGATCAATCATCCTATCGATTTGATTTCCATGACATTCCCAGTCAATTTGACTCCCCTCAATCATCAAAAAGAACCCATCAGGGTCTTTACTGAGGCTCTCTATTGCCTTTTTTGTCATCTCCGCAAGTGTCGGTTCAGTTAAATCATTTCTCATATGCTCCATCTGAAAGAGCCCGAGTATATAACTACCATCGGCTTTCAGCAATTGCCTTTTATCTTCCACAAAAAAATAATCCAGTCTTTTTGCTTCTCTAATAAGATCCCGCTCATCCTTTCTTTTACTCCCTTTGACTTTTCTGGGCAGAAAGAATGCCTTGCCACCACCAAGTAGTACATTCACTTTATTATAGATTAATTGTTCAGCAATCTCAGATTCATCTCCACGACTTAATACATGTGCAGCAAATGTCGCAGGTGTAGCATGGGTAATTGATGAAGTCACAACCAAGCCCGTTGATTTTCCTATCTTCTGACACACTTCAAGGATTGTGCGATAAGCATTGCCCGCAGAATCAACACCAATTGCGCCGATTTTGGTCTTTATACCCGATGCCAGGGCTGTTCCACCAGCCCCAGAATCAGTTATCAATTTGTCAATCGCACAGGTATTAACCAGTCCCGTCACCGGCATCAGTTCCATATTTAATCTACCCAGGGCGCCCTTGCTCTTTATCCTTGCGGCCTGAATCTGGGCAATACCCATCCCATCGCCAATGAAAAAGATAATATTTTTGACTTGAAGTTCGGAGGGCAGTAGCGGTAGGCGAGAAATTTCCTGCCCGAATATCAAACAGAAAATTATTGTCACAAAAAATATTTTTCTTATCATTATAAGCTCCTTTTTGATGGTTTAATTATAACCACATTTTTCTCACTGTCAATTTTAATTGCAAAATAGAGCGGAACAATATTATTCTATGGTAAATTCTATTGATGTTTAATAAAAATCCAAAGGTAAGAAAAAAAGAGTTCGACTGTTCAATTTCTTAATAGACAATCTTATATCCTCAAATCCTTTATAGAGTAACCATTTGATTAAAAATTAAAATATGGCAACAACATTGAATATATTACTCAATCTTATTTCTAAGTTTAATCAATTTTGCTTTACCCAGTAATTTCCGACCAGAATAAATATGCAAATAATAAGTCCCTTCAGACAACTCCGCTATTTTTTGATCCTGGATTACTAATGTCTCAGTGCATTTGAAATGAGATTTAAATACCAGTGCACCCAGGGCATTGTAAAGTTTCAATGTAAGACCACTCTTTACAAATCTAAAATATTTTATTTCTATCTTATTATTAAAAAATGTTGGTACATAAAACAATTTTCTATTTTTATCGCTAATAGTCTCAGGACCGATAAGAATGAATCCAGAACGTGGATTAATTGTAATCACTGCACCTGAATCATAATAGTTATTATTATGGTCAAAATAACTTTGTTCTAATACATACTGGTACGCGTTCAATGTATCAAGATTTAGTAAAACCACCCCATTATTATAATTGCGTTTCAGAAAAACGAATCCTTTTGACGAATCTTGCATGGCAACCACTTGATATGAATTAGTTGGGTGACCGATAGGGAGATAATAATAAGTCGGATATATCGTACAACTATAGTGGCAATACTTACCACCCGAAGTATCATGCATAAGTACATACACATTCTCTCCATTGACCATATAAAAAGCTGCGGCGGTGTATAATATTTGTTGGTCATTAACCACACCCGCAAGTAGAACATATTTTTTCTGTGGATTTTGTGTGATTATCTTTATCCAGTCATAAGTAGTTTTAGGGGATACCCATTTACCGGCTCCGAATTCACATGAAACAGTAAATGAACAACGCATGATGTAATCAACATAATTTTTGTAACTATCAAACAAATCGGCAGATAATCCAGCAAAAAATGGAATTTCGGGTAATCTATTTTTTAACATTTGCGTAAATTCATAATGTTTTTGCTTTCTAATTGTGTTCGTTTCATAATCTGGGGAACCATCAGGGACCATACTAATTGGATGCAGAAAGTTATCAAAATAATATCCGGTAGGTTTGTAGATGGTATAAACGCTATCGTATAACCATCTCAGGTTTTTATAAAAGATATTCCTAACATATTCGCCATCACTCCCATAACGAACATAATCTTCCCGGGAAAAACTTGTATCATTAAAAGGCCAGATATGAGACACAACTCTACCAAGTGAATCTCTGATGAAACCCCAATTAAGTGAATCCTTAATATAACTATGAGGATAAAAATCCCCACCGCCGAGATAAGTAATCCGCCATATAGTATCTTGTCCGCTATTGGTTACGGTATATCTGATGTAGGCAGCACTGGTCATAACATAATGAAAAAGTTCAGCTTCTGGTTTAACTAACCCAAAGCGAAAGAACGCTAATTTATCTCCTCTAAATAAGTCGTGTTTCGCGATCGCGGTTATCCAATCCGGCGCTTCACTTCGAAAACTGACTAATTTAAAATTTGCCTTTGGTAAAATCGGCAATGTTCGAAAACTACCATTCTGGGTACGGGCATACATCCGCAGATTATCTACCCACAATTTAACTGAATTACTACCGTTCTTGTTGACGATCAAATCTATAATCGGTCGTACCCGCCAGATTGTATCACTAAGATATATCTGAACAGGGACTGTAATCCAATCGGTATTGCCATCAAAAGTACAAAACGTAGTATATGTTGAATTTATCTGAATTCTCAGTCGATAGCTTACATTTTGAACACTATCGGCTTTAAGGCATATAAGGATTAGCAGGCTATCTCCTGTAGGAAAGTTTGTTCCAATTCCAAAAGTTCTATAGGTTGTGGTGTCAATATAAGGAAAACTCAAAGTTATTGTCCGGTCTTTGGTATCTGAAGCACTACGCTTAAAACAGACACATTGAGACCCGGCGCCACTCATCTTGTTATTACGGTCAACGAATGTTTTCAGATATGGCTTAAGTGTATCATTGGCAGAGAGACTGATTCCAGCAGCCAATAGGATTTCTGGCCATAAAGTATCTCTTGGTACCGGTTTGTGATTAAAATAATAATTTTCGTACATCTCCATCTCGCCGTAGCCCGCAGTGTAATTTAGAGGTTCGGCAAAGGAGGATATTATCATAAGAAGCAATAAAATTTTTATCTGCATCAATCTTATGAAAATGAACAATCTTTTTTCATTCATATCTCCTCCCTGTTTTTGATCCTTTTGACATAATTGTATTTATAATTTGAAAAAACATTAATCTAACTCACAATTTATACAACACACTTTTTGGTCAGTACCCCAATTCTTTATTCTCTAATATCTTTATCCTTGCCTCAGTTCTCCTCAGATATTCCT from candidate division WOR-3 bacterium carries:
- a CDS encoding alkaline phosphatase; translated protein: MIRKIFFVTIIFCLIFGQEISRLPLLPSELQVKNIIFFIGDGMGIAQIQAARIKSKGALGRLNMELMPVTGLVNTCAIDKLITDSGAGGTALASGIKTKIGAIGVDSAGNAYRTILEVCQKIGKSTGLVVTSSITHATPATFAAHVLSRGDESEIAEQLIYNKVNVLLGGGKAFFLPRKVKGSKRKDERDLIREAKRLDYFFVEDKRQLLKADGSYILGLFQMEHMRNDLTEPTLAEMTKKAIESLSKDPDGFFLMIEGSQIDWECHGNQIDRMIDQVLLFDEAVKVGLDFALKDSHTIVIVTADHETGGLGIIGGTLRGDEIKCSWLSSDHTALMIPLFAFGPKAMNFTGVHENNEIPHILAEIIKIDKFPQRN